GCAATTGCCAGTACCATTCTTGGAAATGGGGCTTATCAGGTATTTACCTTGTTATGAACTGCAAACATGATTCTAAGTCGAATGTTGCGAAGACGTTATGGCTAATGGTGCTTACTCTTGTCGTGCCAGAAATGGTTCGCTAAGCGATTCAATGCAGCGGTATTTGAAAATGAACTGAAATGGTATGCAACAGAACCCCAACAAGGGAATATCAACTACACAAGAGCAGACCAGATGATGGAATTTGTTAGATCAAACCAAATAATTGTAAGAGGCCACAATATTTTCTGGGAAGACCCAAAGTACATACCAGCATGGGTTCGTAATCTTACAGGTCCTGCACTAAAATCAGCAGTCCAAGAACGGATACAAAGCCTGATGTGCAAATACAAAGAAGAGTTCATACACTGGGATGTCAGCAATgaaatgcttcactttgatttCTACGAGCAGAATCTGGGCCCGAATGCTACATTGAACTTCTACGAGACAGCACATAAATCAGACCCATTGGCGACGTTGTTTATGAACGACTACAATGTGGTGGAGACTTGCAGTGATGTTAAATCCACAGTTGACAACTTCATTTTGAGGCaaagagaacttgaacttggcGGAGTATCAATGGATGGAATTGGCTTAGAGGGTCATTTTGCAAAGCCTAATCTTCCTCTCACAAGGGCAATTCTTGACAAATTGGCCACACTTGGGCTTCCAATCTGGCTAACTGAGGTTGATATTAGCAGTAACTTTGATAAGCAAACACAGGTAAGCAACTTCTATCAGAAACTCTATAAAATCGAACATTTCTGAACTGGGTTGTCTATTTTGGCGTGTAATATGCAGGCTGTGTACTTGGAACAAGTATTAAGAGAAGGGTTTTCACATCCTTCTGTGAACGGGATAATGCTTTGGACTGCACTTCATCCTAATGGGTGTTACCAAATGTGCCTAACCGATAATGATCTGCAAAACCTGCCTGCCGGTGACACGGTCGACAAGCTCTTAGAGGAATGGGAAACTGGGGACATTGCGGCTCAGACAGATGAACATGGTTCACACAGCTTTCTTGGTTTCTTAGGTGAATACAGAGTTACTGTCAAATATGGAAACGGTACTAAAAATTCAACTTTCTCGCTCTGTTCAGGCCGAGAAACTAAACATTTTAGTATTCAGCTGTAGGCAACATACAGAGTTACAGATACAACAAGCAACTGAATGAGCTTAGGTTCAGCATTGAAGTTCTCCATTTTATGCTGATGCCACTGGTGTCtagaaacaacaaatatatgatGTGTATGAAGGTCCTTTGACCCTTCTACATCATGTACCCAAATGAAAAAAGTGTCAGCAAACAAATGATCCCACCGGTTAACTTCATTCCTTATGCACTGAACATGCAAAGAATCACAACATTCAAGTTATCAAATCCACCTTCcccttcctcttcttccttccGTAAAGAATGTAGAgcaaatt
This genomic stretch from Tripterygium wilfordii isolate XIE 37 chromosome 22, ASM1340144v1, whole genome shotgun sequence harbors:
- the LOC119991225 gene encoding endo-1,4-beta-xylanase 5; translated protein: MKYSTPTLGFLAFWLLLLCPYFSASDDGILYDFTAYRECKDQPVKPLYNGGILKDKGPVDRQSVGEYATSDYSPAFILHNLTQGTIYCFSSWIKIEGADSAPVRASLMMNNATVYDCIGSVLAKSGCWSFLKGGFVLDSPSKLSILYFQSSYGKDVKIAVASSSLQAFSDQEWRTNQQYIINTKRKRAATIHVADSNGDTLQGATITITQVAKDFPFGSAIASTILGNGAYQKWFAKRFNAAVFENELKWYATEPQQGNINYTRADQMMEFVRSNQIIVRGHNIFWEDPKYIPAWVRNLTGPALKSAVQERIQSLMCKYKEEFIHWDVSNEMLHFDFYEQNLGPNATLNFYETAHKSDPLATLFMNDYNVVETCSDVKSTVDNFILRQRELELGGVSMDGIGLEGHFAKPNLPLTRAILDKLATLGLPIWLTEVDISSNFDKQTQAVYLEQVLREGFSHPSVNGIMLWTALHPNGCYQMCLTDNDLQNLPAGDTVDKLLEEWETGDIAAQTDEHGSHSFLGFLGEYRVTVKYGNGTKNSTFSLCSGRETKHFSIQL